A single window of Treponema denticola ATCC 35405 DNA harbors:
- a CDS encoding type II toxin-antitoxin system HicB family antitoxin, with protein MKLAYPAIITYCEEDNSYSIEFPDLQGCVSGGFSLIEAIEMGIDAASGWILTEIEEGNAVPKASEPTKIKLPDNKSFINMLILDMDSYSEKYSSKCVRKNITLPKWVNTLAEKNNVNFSQLLQNTIVEKYVGVM; from the coding sequence ATGAAATTAGCATATCCGGCAATAATAACATATTGTGAAGAAGATAATAGTTATAGTATAGAATTTCCCGATTTGCAAGGCTGTGTTTCCGGAGGATTTTCTCTTATAGAAGCGATAGAGATGGGAATAGATGCGGCATCAGGGTGGATATTAACAGAAATCGAGGAAGGAAATGCTGTTCCAAAAGCAAGTGAACCTACAAAAATAAAACTACCTGATAATAAAAGTTTTATAAATATGCTTATTTTAGATATGGATTCGTATAGTGAAAAATATTCAAGCAAATGTGTAAGAAAGAATATAACGCTTCCAAAATGGGTGAATACGCTTGCAGAAAAAAATAATGTAAATTTTTCACAATTATTACAGAACACGATAGTAGAAAAATATGTAGGTGTTATGTAA
- a CDS encoding type II toxin-antitoxin system HicA family toxin: MTAKEIEKILKADGWYFVTAKGSHNQYKHTVKSGKVTVPNHKGDIPIGTVKAILKQAGLK, translated from the coding sequence ATGACAGCAAAAGAAATAGAAAAAATACTAAAGGCGGATGGTTGGTATTTTGTAACAGCAAAAGGTTCTCATAATCAATATAAACATACTGTAAAATCCGGAAAAGTTACGGTCCCAAATCATAAAGGAGATATACCGATAGGAACCGTGAAAGCAATTCTAAAGCAGGCAGGATTGAAATAA